A section of the Pimelobacter simplex genome encodes:
- a CDS encoding mycofactocin-coupled SDR family oxidoreductase translates to MDGRAGRVVLVTGAARGIGAATVRALVARGDRVVAVDELPLDDGHDGHDGHDSHDGHDSHADHADVIGCVADVRDRAALAGAVDLALDRWGRLDAAVAAAAVVAGGRPLWETPEADLDLLWDVDVKGVWNTAAVAVPAMLAGPDPSGGRFVAVASAAGHHGLHHLAAYNAAKHAVVGLTKGLAADLVGTGVTACAVSPGSTRTPMLDATAALYGLSDVEEFAGNQLLRRLLDPAEVAAVIAFCCSVEGAAVNGSVVHADGGFAP, encoded by the coding sequence ATGGACGGCCGGGCCGGCCGGGTCGTCCTGGTCACCGGTGCCGCCCGCGGGATCGGCGCGGCGACCGTGCGCGCGCTCGTCGCGCGCGGCGACCGGGTGGTCGCGGTCGACGAGCTGCCGCTCGACGACGGTCACGACGGCCACGACGGCCACGACAGCCACGACGGCCACGACAGCCACGCGGACCACGCCGACGTCATCGGCTGCGTCGCCGACGTCCGCGACCGGGCCGCGCTGGCCGGCGCCGTCGACCTCGCGCTCGACCGCTGGGGCCGGCTCGACGCCGCCGTCGCCGCTGCGGCGGTCGTCGCCGGTGGCCGCCCCCTGTGGGAGACCCCCGAGGCCGATCTCGACCTGCTCTGGGACGTCGACGTCAAGGGCGTGTGGAACACCGCCGCCGTCGCGGTCCCGGCGATGCTCGCCGGTCCGGACCCGTCGGGCGGCCGGTTCGTCGCGGTCGCCTCCGCGGCCGGGCACCACGGGCTGCACCACCTGGCGGCGTACAACGCGGCGAAGCACGCCGTCGTCGGCCTGACCAAGGGCCTCGCCGCCGACCTGGTCGGTACCGGCGTCACCGCGTGCGCGGTCTCCCCGGGCTCGACGCGCACACCGATGCTCGACGCGACCGCGGCGCTCTACGGCCTGTCCGACGTCGAGGAGTTCGCCGGCAACCAGCTGCTGCGGCGGCTGCTCGACCCGGCCGAGGTCGCCGCCGTGATCGCGTTCTGCTGCTCGGTGGAGGGCGCGGCGGTCAACGGCTCGGTCGTCCACGCCGACGGCGGGTTCGCGCCGTGA
- the mftF gene encoding mycofactocin biosynthesis glycosyltransferase MftF (Members of this protein family, MftF, are glycosyltransferases, members of PF00535 (glycosyl transferase family 2). The encoding gene is found as part of the mycofactocin cassette, in Mycobacterium tuberculosis, many other Actinobacteria, and occasional members of other lineages. Mycofactocin itself, a putative redox carrier, is a heavily modified derivative of the C-terminal Val-Tyr dipeptide of the mycofactocin precursor MftA (TIGR03969).), producing the protein MNDALPDGFAVRLRADVERADGGDLLVGGSPLRALRLTPRARSLMDGDDLLVRDRASGLVARRLLDGNLADPVLTGPGLDPGLLTVVVPVRDRPEQLDRALAAVAPLATIVVDDASRDPEAVARVAAAHGASVVPLDVNVGPAGARNAGLARVRTPYVAFVDSDVTVDAATLRRLARHFEDPAVTLAGPRITGRARSARPRWFERYDEQASSLSLGTRACAVRPGAAVGWLPSACLVARTDAIRPGFDAAMRVGEDVDLVWRTVAAGGVVRYDPDEVAAHDVRPGMGGWLGRKFVYGTGGAPLAARHGDRIAPAVLSLPMAGAAAALLARRRWSAPVVAAGLATGLVSVERRLPVESGRHRLAAGLVARGFGWAVRQESALLLRHWWPLTVALALPSRTMRRMVATALVVDAVVARVEHPGAPYGLVARRLDDLAYGAGLWAGALRARSVRALLPRRP; encoded by the coding sequence GTGAACGACGCACTGCCCGACGGGTTCGCGGTCCGGCTGCGCGCCGACGTCGAGCGCGCGGACGGCGGCGACCTGCTCGTGGGCGGCTCCCCGCTGCGGGCGCTGCGGCTGACGCCACGCGCCCGGTCCCTGATGGACGGCGACGACCTGCTCGTGCGCGACCGCGCGAGCGGACTGGTCGCGCGGCGGCTCCTCGACGGCAACCTCGCCGATCCCGTCCTCACCGGACCGGGCCTCGACCCGGGGCTGCTCACCGTCGTCGTCCCCGTGCGCGACCGTCCCGAGCAGCTCGACCGCGCTCTCGCCGCGGTCGCACCCCTGGCCACGATCGTCGTCGACGACGCCTCCCGCGACCCCGAGGCGGTCGCCCGGGTGGCCGCGGCGCACGGCGCGTCCGTCGTCCCGCTCGACGTCAACGTGGGCCCGGCCGGAGCCCGGAACGCCGGCCTGGCGCGGGTCCGCACCCCCTATGTCGCCTTCGTCGACTCCGACGTCACCGTCGACGCCGCCACGCTGCGCCGGCTGGCCCGGCACTTCGAGGACCCCGCCGTCACCCTCGCCGGCCCGCGGATCACCGGCCGGGCGCGGAGCGCACGCCCCCGCTGGTTCGAGCGGTACGACGAGCAGGCCTCGTCGCTCAGCCTCGGCACCCGCGCGTGCGCGGTCCGCCCCGGAGCCGCTGTCGGCTGGCTGCCGAGCGCCTGCCTGGTCGCCCGTACCGACGCGATCCGTCCCGGCTTCGACGCCGCGATGCGCGTCGGCGAGGACGTCGACCTGGTCTGGCGCACCGTCGCCGCGGGCGGGGTGGTGCGCTACGACCCCGACGAGGTGGCCGCGCACGACGTACGGCCGGGGATGGGCGGGTGGCTCGGCCGCAAGTTCGTCTACGGCACCGGCGGCGCGCCGCTCGCCGCCCGTCACGGCGACCGGATCGCGCCCGCCGTGCTCTCCCTGCCGATGGCCGGCGCGGCGGCGGCCCTGCTCGCGCGGCGCCGCTGGTCGGCCCCCGTGGTGGCGGCCGGACTCGCGACCGGGCTCGTCTCGGTCGAGCGCCGCCTCCCCGTGGAATCCGGACGACACCGCCTGGCGGCCGGACTGGTCGCCCGCGGCTTCGGCTGGGCGGTCCGCCAGGAGTCCGCGCTGCTGCTGCGGCACTGGTGGCCGCTGACGGTGGCCCTGGCCCTGCCGAGCCGCACCATGCGGCGCATGGTCGCGACGGCGCTCGTCGTCGACGCCGTCGTCGCGCGGGTGGAGCACCCCGGTGCGCCGTACGGGCTGGTGGCGCGGCGGCTCGACGACCTCGCCTACGGCGCGGGCCTGTGGGCCGGCGCGCTGCGGGCCCGGTCGGTCCGGGCGCTGCTGCCGCGGCGCCCGTAG
- a CDS encoding cupin domain-containing protein, which produces MTALNPSLFGKVVNWDDLPQREIRPGVRRRIFATDEVLIAHHELEVGMTLNPHSHEDFDQLVFIASGRCNYHVAGVAHEMRPGSFLLVPRGAEHYVEPTEGPCVNIDYFVPPRADLLEKLELPV; this is translated from the coding sequence ATGACCGCGCTCAACCCCTCGCTCTTCGGCAAGGTCGTCAACTGGGACGACCTGCCCCAGCGCGAGATCCGTCCCGGCGTACGCCGCCGGATCTTCGCGACCGACGAGGTCCTCATCGCCCACCACGAGCTCGAGGTGGGGATGACGCTCAACCCCCACTCCCACGAGGACTTCGACCAGCTGGTGTTCATCGCCTCGGGCCGCTGCAACTACCACGTCGCCGGGGTCGCCCACGAGATGCGGCCGGGCTCGTTCCTGCTCGTCCCCCGAGGCGCGGAGCACTACGTCGAGCCCACCGAGGGGCCGTGCGTGAACATCGACTACTTCGTGCCGCCGCGCGCGGACCTGCTCGAGAAGCTCGAGCTCCCCGTCTGA
- a CDS encoding aldolase/citrate lyase family protein, which translates to MSTVHQLRRRVREGLAGEGRLTGTFVKLPTPDVVELAARSGLDLVVVDLEHSTLTERDAIGLVRHAALCGLPALVRLPVVDAPLVARLLENGAAGLQLSTLQSVAERERLQECCRFAPVGTRSVSLANRAAAFGAVPLAEFLRMEDADPPLLVGQIETPVAEPLADVVRGLDVAFVGTTDLAVSLRLPAPDALAAAVDAVRAAADEAGVAFGGWVPALAEVSRLGLDAASYVVVSSDLQLLAHGLRAVTPQEDA; encoded by the coding sequence GTGAGCACCGTGCACCAGCTCCGGCGACGGGTCCGGGAGGGACTGGCGGGGGAGGGCCGGCTGACCGGCACCTTCGTCAAGCTCCCCACCCCGGACGTCGTCGAGCTGGCCGCGCGCTCCGGGCTCGACCTCGTCGTGGTCGACCTGGAGCACTCCACGCTCACCGAGCGGGACGCGATCGGCCTGGTCCGGCACGCCGCCCTCTGCGGGCTTCCCGCACTGGTGCGGCTGCCGGTGGTCGACGCCCCGCTCGTCGCCCGCCTGCTGGAGAACGGCGCCGCCGGCCTCCAGCTCTCGACGCTCCAGTCCGTCGCCGAGCGGGAGCGGCTCCAGGAGTGCTGCCGGTTCGCGCCGGTCGGCACCCGCTCGGTCAGCCTCGCCAACCGCGCGGCGGCCTTCGGGGCGGTCCCGCTCGCGGAGTTCCTCCGCATGGAGGACGCCGACCCGCCGCTGCTTGTCGGCCAGATCGAGACCCCGGTCGCCGAGCCCCTGGCTGACGTCGTCCGCGGCCTCGACGTCGCCTTCGTCGGCACCACCGACCTCGCCGTCAGCCTCCGCCTGCCCGCGCCGGACGCCCTGGCCGCCGCGGTCGACGCCGTCCGCGCCGCCGCCGACGAGGCCGGCGTCGCCTTCGGCGGCTGGGTGCCCGCGCTCGCCGAGGTCTCCCGGCTCGGGCTCGACGCCGCGTCGTACGTCGTCGTCAGCTCGGACCTGCAGCTGCTCGCCCACGGCCTCCGGGCCGTCACTCCCCAGGAGGACGCATGA
- a CDS encoding amidohydrolase family protein, protein MSDNQGYDLVLKGGTVLDPANGRNERADVAISGGTIAAIGPDLAAGGAQVVDCAGSTVVPGLVEGHSHIFQDVSKVGAPADEAHLRRGVVAVADAGTAGASTFDAFRKVVVDANEIRVVNFLNVSVLGLIDFRFGELLNPDTLVVEDALEAAANHPGIVRGFKIRLSEDVVGHHWQALLKKSVSLAEQAGLPLMVHIGETEEPVPAVLDYLRAGDIVAHCYTGKPHGILDENGKVLPGVSAARERGVLFDSAHGKSNLSFNVAREAIADGFLPDILSSDTSARNWRGPVFDLVTSISKLRALGAPLDECIRRATIVPAQVLGLDSEGYGRLDVGGMANVTVLTETAEVTLPDASGNSIVAPRLEPTTVVHKGALVETTPWRGGASA, encoded by the coding sequence ATGTCCGACAACCAGGGGTACGACCTCGTTCTCAAGGGCGGCACCGTCCTCGACCCGGCCAACGGCCGCAACGAGCGTGCTGACGTCGCGATCAGCGGCGGCACCATCGCCGCGATCGGCCCGGACCTGGCCGCCGGTGGCGCGCAGGTCGTCGACTGCGCCGGCTCGACCGTCGTGCCCGGCCTGGTCGAGGGCCACAGCCACATCTTCCAGGACGTCTCGAAGGTCGGCGCCCCCGCCGACGAGGCCCACCTGCGCCGCGGTGTCGTCGCGGTCGCCGACGCCGGTACGGCGGGCGCCTCGACGTTCGACGCCTTCCGCAAGGTCGTCGTCGACGCCAACGAGATCCGCGTCGTCAACTTCCTCAACGTCTCGGTGCTCGGCCTCATCGACTTCCGCTTCGGCGAGCTGCTCAACCCCGACACCCTCGTCGTCGAGGACGCCCTCGAGGCCGCCGCCAACCACCCGGGCATCGTCCGCGGCTTCAAGATCCGCCTCTCCGAGGACGTCGTCGGCCACCACTGGCAGGCGCTGCTGAAGAAGTCGGTCAGCCTGGCCGAGCAGGCCGGCCTGCCGCTGATGGTGCACATCGGCGAGACCGAGGAGCCCGTCCCCGCCGTCCTGGACTACCTGCGCGCCGGCGACATCGTCGCCCACTGCTACACCGGCAAGCCGCACGGCATCCTCGACGAGAACGGCAAGGTGCTCCCGGGCGTCAGCGCGGCGCGCGAGCGCGGCGTCCTCTTCGACTCCGCCCACGGCAAGAGCAACCTGAGCTTCAACGTCGCTCGCGAGGCCATCGCCGACGGCTTCCTGCCCGACATCCTCAGCTCGGACACCAGCGCCCGCAACTGGCGCGGCCCGGTCTTCGACCTGGTCACCAGCATCTCCAAGCTGCGCGCCCTCGGCGCCCCGCTCGACGAGTGCATCCGCCGCGCGACCATCGTCCCGGCGCAGGTCCTCGGCCTCGACAGCGAAGGCTACGGCCGCCTCGACGTCGGCGGGATGGCCAACGTCACCGTCCTGACCGAGACCGCCGAGGTCACCCTGCCCGACGCCTCGGGCAACTCGATCGTCGCGCCGCGCCTCGAGCCGACCACCGTCGTGCACAAGGGCGCGCTCGTCGAGACCACGCCGTGGCGGGGTGGCGCGTCGGCGTGA
- a CDS encoding fumarylacetoacetate hydrolase family protein yields MTTEHGLGRVEGDQIALLDSPFPDLGAVVEATGSLACLDDCAVTRRVPADEVRLLAPLGRPRAIWGVGLNYRSKAAKAGRDLPTEPILYLAASSALLSPDEEVAVPGDATEQLDYEGEIAVIIGSRLHRAAPEDVWAAVAGITAANDMTARDVMRRTAAPTLAKSFPGCNPLGPSVCTLDELADAESIPVRTWVNDELRQDDTSAGMIFAIPDLVSRISWYAALEPGDVVLTGTPAGTGQDLDRFLVPGDRIRIEVGPVLPLVTTVGTSSG; encoded by the coding sequence GTGACCACTGAGCACGGGCTCGGACGAGTCGAGGGCGACCAGATCGCCCTCCTCGACAGCCCCTTCCCCGATCTCGGCGCAGTCGTCGAGGCCACTGGCTCGCTCGCCTGCCTCGACGACTGCGCCGTCACCCGGCGGGTGCCGGCGGACGAGGTCCGCCTGCTCGCCCCCCTGGGCCGGCCGCGGGCGATCTGGGGCGTGGGCCTGAACTACCGGTCCAAGGCGGCCAAGGCCGGCCGTGACCTGCCGACCGAGCCGATCCTCTACCTGGCCGCCTCCTCGGCGCTCCTCTCGCCCGACGAGGAGGTCGCCGTCCCCGGTGACGCGACCGAGCAGCTCGACTACGAGGGCGAGATCGCCGTCATCATCGGCAGCCGGCTCCACCGGGCCGCGCCCGAGGACGTCTGGGCCGCGGTCGCCGGCATCACCGCCGCCAACGACATGACCGCGCGCGACGTGATGCGGCGTACCGCCGCTCCGACGCTCGCCAAGAGCTTCCCCGGCTGCAACCCGCTCGGCCCGTCGGTCTGCACGCTTGACGAGCTCGCCGACGCCGAGTCCATCCCGGTGCGCACCTGGGTCAACGACGAGCTGCGCCAGGACGACACCAGCGCCGGCATGATCTTCGCGATCCCGGACCTGGTCTCGCGGATCTCCTGGTACGCCGCGCTCGAGCCCGGCGACGTCGTCCTCACCGGCACCCCCGCCGGGACCGGCCAGGACCTCGACCGGTTCCTCGTCCCCGGCGACCGGATCCGCATCGAGGTCGGTCCGGTGCTTCCTCTCGTCACCACCGTGGGCACGTCGTCCGGCTGA
- a CDS encoding cytochrome P450/oxidoreductase produces MGRSTAHENGYVYLTRYADVFHVARNDAEFSSTRAAGGLEGTAIVIPSGPFGGNMQYPLEMDPPDNVEYRRLLDLILSPAAVDELRPMIARHASRIVDQFIESGSVDLVEVLTNPLPSAVTLDWIGFPEEDWMRIGRPIHDVFTSEPGSERAQRAYEGMAYMEKRLAELITERRAQPQDDVISRLIEERKADGSAFTDEELFSVIGIAITGGVDTTTSLTGSVLVHLDEHPEMRQQLIDAPDLLVDGTDEFLRRYGSVTAMSRTTTTDTEIGGCPVKAGERVLVPWFAANHDPEVFSEPHEVRLDRDASRHLTFGVGTHRCPGAHLARAMFQEMIHQVLTRMPDYKVDRDHVVGYASRGNHMGWDVIPATFTPGPRVGDQVDQFTAASRGSNETYDVVLDAVDLVAEDVLAVTVRAADGGVLPAWEPGAHLEVRLPSGRLRQYSLCGVPDDGASYRIAVLRERDGRGGSQELHEVAVAGRELTVRGPRNHFPLVAADDYLLVAGGIGVTPVLAMARSISAQGKTARVLYGGRSRATMAFADELSALPGIRVDLVPQDEHGFPDLQGAIEATAPGTAIYCCGPGAMIAEVQRLCDELGRRSDLHVERFAASDEMEARLTSTEGNTPFQVELARTGVTVDVPVDKRLIEAVREAVPGIAYDCEKGFCGSCETRVLEGTPDHRDEVLSETERATGRSIMICVSRSCTPKLVLDL; encoded by the coding sequence GTGGGCAGGTCGACCGCACACGAGAACGGCTACGTCTACCTGACGCGCTACGCCGACGTGTTCCACGTCGCGCGCAACGACGCCGAGTTCTCCTCGACGCGCGCCGCGGGCGGGCTCGAGGGCACCGCTATCGTGATCCCGAGCGGTCCGTTCGGCGGCAACATGCAGTACCCGCTCGAGATGGACCCGCCGGACAACGTGGAGTACCGCCGGCTGCTCGACCTGATCCTGTCGCCGGCCGCCGTCGACGAGCTGCGCCCGATGATCGCGCGGCACGCCTCGCGGATCGTCGACCAGTTCATCGAGTCCGGCAGTGTCGACCTGGTCGAGGTGCTGACCAACCCGCTGCCGAGCGCGGTGACCCTCGACTGGATCGGCTTCCCCGAGGAGGACTGGATGCGGATCGGTCGCCCGATCCACGACGTCTTCACCTCCGAGCCGGGCAGCGAGCGCGCCCAGCGCGCGTACGAGGGCATGGCCTACATGGAGAAGCGCCTCGCCGAGCTCATCACCGAGCGCCGCGCGCAGCCGCAGGACGACGTGATCAGCCGCCTCATCGAGGAGCGCAAGGCCGACGGCTCGGCGTTCACCGACGAGGAGCTGTTCTCGGTGATCGGCATCGCCATCACCGGCGGCGTCGACACGACGACCTCGCTGACCGGCTCGGTCCTCGTCCACCTCGACGAGCACCCCGAGATGCGCCAGCAGCTCATCGACGCGCCCGACCTGCTGGTCGACGGCACCGACGAGTTCCTGCGCCGCTACGGCTCGGTCACCGCGATGTCGCGGACGACGACCACCGACACCGAGATCGGCGGCTGCCCGGTCAAGGCCGGCGAGCGCGTGCTCGTCCCCTGGTTCGCGGCCAACCACGACCCCGAGGTGTTCAGCGAGCCGCACGAGGTCCGCCTCGACCGCGACGCCAGCCGGCACCTGACGTTCGGCGTCGGCACGCACCGCTGCCCGGGCGCGCACCTGGCGCGGGCGATGTTCCAGGAGATGATCCACCAGGTCCTCACCCGGATGCCCGACTACAAGGTCGACCGCGACCACGTCGTCGGCTACGCCTCGCGCGGCAACCACATGGGCTGGGACGTCATCCCGGCGACCTTCACCCCCGGCCCGCGGGTCGGCGACCAGGTCGACCAGTTCACCGCCGCCAGCCGCGGCAGCAACGAGACCTACGACGTCGTCCTGGACGCCGTCGACCTGGTCGCCGAGGACGTCCTCGCCGTCACGGTCCGCGCGGCCGACGGCGGCGTCCTGCCCGCCTGGGAGCCCGGTGCCCACCTCGAGGTGCGCCTGCCCTCGGGCCGGCTGCGCCAGTACTCGCTGTGCGGCGTCCCCGACGACGGCGCGAGCTACCGGATCGCGGTGCTGCGCGAGCGCGACGGGCGCGGCGGCTCCCAGGAGCTGCACGAGGTCGCGGTCGCGGGGCGCGAGCTGACCGTCCGCGGTCCGCGCAACCACTTCCCGCTCGTCGCGGCCGACGACTACCTGCTCGTCGCCGGAGGTATCGGCGTCACGCCGGTGCTCGCGATGGCGCGGTCGATCTCGGCCCAGGGCAAGACCGCCCGGGTCCTGTACGGCGGCCGCTCGCGCGCCACGATGGCGTTCGCCGACGAGCTGTCCGCCCTGCCCGGCATCCGGGTCGACCTGGTCCCCCAGGACGAGCACGGGTTCCCCGACCTCCAGGGCGCGATCGAGGCGACCGCTCCCGGCACCGCGATCTACTGCTGCGGTCCGGGCGCGATGATCGCCGAGGTGCAGCGGCTGTGCGACGAGCTCGGCCGGCGCAGCGACCTCCACGTCGAGCGCTTCGCGGCGAGCGACGAGATGGAGGCGCGGCTCACCTCGACCGAGGGCAACACGCCCTTCCAGGTCGAGCTCGCGCGCACGGGCGTCACCGTCGACGTCCCCGTGGACAAGCGGCTCATCGAGGCCGTGCGCGAGGCCGTGCCCGGCATCGCCTACGACTGCGAGAAGGGCTTCTGCGGCTCCTGCGAGACGCGCGTCCTCGAGGGCACCCCGGACCACCGTGACGAGGTGCTCAGCGAGACCGAGCGGGCCACCGGCCGGTCGATCATGATCTGCGTCAGCCGGTCCTGCACGCCCAAGCTGGTGCTGGACCTCTAA
- a CDS encoding NDMA-dependent alcohol dehydrogenase, producing MRTRGAIVRTAPGPYEVVDLEVSDPAPGEVQVRLAAAGLCHSDDHIAVGDSPVAIYPFALGHEGAGVVTKVGAGVDDLAEGDHVVFSFLPACGRCRWCASGMQNLCDDGGKVWMPPEVPRVHLADGGAPVGQMCGVSAFMETTTVSARSVVKVGKDIPLDKACLVGCGVATGWGAAVNSGAVRPGHVVIVMGIGGIGINAVQGAVHAGATTVIAVDPVEFKREEAKRFGATHAFATMDEAAEIARQHTNGQGADSAIVTVGVVTGDHVGAAFSAIRKGGTAVVTGLGNNAAVGAPISLTELTLYQKRIQGSLFGECNPTADIPALLDLYRAGMLKLDEIVTRTYTLDEIGQGYEDMHAGRNLRGVVLFD from the coding sequence ATGCGAACCAGAGGCGCCATCGTCCGCACCGCCCCCGGCCCCTACGAGGTCGTCGACCTCGAGGTTTCCGACCCGGCCCCCGGCGAGGTCCAGGTCCGCCTGGCCGCCGCCGGCCTGTGCCACTCCGACGACCACATCGCCGTCGGCGACTCCCCCGTCGCGATCTACCCGTTCGCGCTCGGGCACGAGGGTGCCGGCGTCGTGACCAAGGTCGGCGCGGGCGTCGACGACCTCGCCGAGGGCGACCACGTCGTCTTCTCGTTCCTGCCCGCCTGCGGCCGCTGCCGCTGGTGCGCCTCCGGCATGCAGAACCTCTGCGACGACGGCGGCAAGGTCTGGATGCCGCCCGAGGTCCCCCGCGTCCACCTCGCCGACGGCGGTGCGCCGGTCGGCCAGATGTGCGGCGTCTCGGCCTTCATGGAGACCACCACCGTCTCGGCCCGCTCGGTCGTCAAGGTCGGCAAGGACATCCCGCTCGACAAGGCCTGCCTCGTCGGCTGCGGCGTCGCCACCGGCTGGGGCGCCGCGGTCAACTCCGGCGCCGTCCGGCCCGGCCACGTCGTCATCGTGATGGGCATCGGCGGCATCGGCATCAACGCCGTCCAGGGCGCCGTCCACGCCGGCGCCACCACGGTCATCGCCGTCGACCCGGTCGAGTTCAAGCGCGAGGAGGCCAAGCGCTTCGGCGCCACCCACGCCTTCGCCACCATGGACGAGGCCGCCGAGATCGCCCGCCAGCACACCAACGGCCAGGGCGCCGACTCCGCCATCGTGACCGTCGGCGTCGTCACCGGCGACCACGTGGGTGCCGCCTTCAGCGCGATCCGCAAGGGCGGCACCGCCGTCGTCACCGGCCTCGGCAACAACGCCGCCGTCGGCGCCCCGATCAGCCTCACCGAGCTCACGCTCTACCAGAAGCGCATCCAGGGCTCGCTGTTCGGCGAGTGCAACCCGACCGCCGACATCCCCGCGCTGCTCGACCTGTACCGCGCGGGCATGCTCAAGCTGGACGAGATCGTGACGCGCACCTACACGCTCGACGAGATCGGCCAGGGCTACGAGGACATGCACGCCGGGCGCAACCTGCGCGGTGTGGTGCTCTTCGACTGA
- a CDS encoding ABC transporter permease, with protein sequence MNLTTDLETILTASVPLTVPLLFAGLGEYVAQRAGTFNLSVEGMMLGSAFAAAYGATESGSPIVGLLCGIGAAMLIAFVHGNLSHRLQLNTYVVGLSLNVLVLGVTNYLLSTSALDIPGGSPWRIPLLSDLPIIGKAFFVQPWVVYLLVPLLLLIWWVRRRRMGLELRAAGDDPVAGDLTGIDVNARRRQALLFCGFCAGIGGAYLSVFQAGSFTSGMTAGRGYIVIAAVIFGGWMLRGVIGACAVFGVAQGLQLALPAIGYSASPQLLAATPYLLALASLAVLGARSKRPLALGQPFAPVR encoded by the coding sequence ATGAACCTGACGACGGATCTGGAGACGATCCTCACCGCGTCGGTCCCGCTGACCGTGCCGCTGCTGTTCGCCGGCCTGGGGGAGTACGTCGCCCAGCGGGCCGGCACCTTCAACCTCTCCGTCGAGGGGATGATGCTCGGCTCGGCCTTCGCGGCGGCGTACGGCGCCACCGAGTCGGGCTCGCCGATCGTCGGCCTGCTCTGCGGCATCGGTGCGGCCATGCTCATCGCGTTCGTGCACGGCAACCTCAGCCACCGCCTGCAGCTCAACACCTACGTCGTCGGGCTCTCGCTCAACGTCCTGGTGCTCGGCGTGACGAACTACCTGCTGTCGACCTCCGCGCTCGACATCCCCGGCGGCTCGCCCTGGCGGATCCCGCTGCTGTCCGACCTGCCGATCATCGGCAAGGCGTTCTTCGTGCAGCCGTGGGTCGTCTACCTGCTCGTGCCGCTGCTCCTGCTGATCTGGTGGGTACGCCGGCGCCGGATGGGCCTCGAGCTCCGCGCCGCCGGCGACGACCCGGTGGCCGGCGACCTGACCGGCATCGACGTCAACGCCCGGCGCCGCCAGGCGCTGCTCTTCTGCGGCTTCTGCGCCGGCATCGGCGGCGCCTACCTGTCGGTCTTCCAGGCCGGGTCGTTCACCTCGGGGATGACCGCCGGCCGCGGCTACATCGTGATCGCGGCCGTCATCTTCGGCGGCTGGATGCTGCGCGGCGTGATCGGCGCGTGCGCCGTGTTCGGTGTCGCCCAGGGTCTCCAGCTGGCCCTCCCGGCCATCGGCTACAGCGCCTCTCCGCAGCTGCTCGCGGCGACGCCGTACTTGTTGGCGTTGGCGTCGCTCGCCGTCCTCGGCGCCCGGTCGAAGAGACCCTTGGCCCTGGGCCAGCCGTTCGCACCCGTGCGGTAG